In the genome of Thermoanaerobacterium sp. PSU-2, one region contains:
- a CDS encoding winged helix-turn-helix domain-containing protein, protein MLRKVDKHSGVPAYLQIVNMIKSEILLGNLQKGSQLSSIRELQQIFDVNINTVLKALEKLKSEGYIEAEQGVGYFVKKDFDVDKKIIEIIKTCVTKLKDNSIDYYTAILIFEEVWKNERL, encoded by the coding sequence ATGTTGAGAAAAGTAGATAAACACAGTGGAGTTCCTGCCTATCTGCAAATAGTAAATATGATAAAATCAGAAATTTTGCTTGGGAACCTTCAAAAAGGATCGCAGCTATCTTCAATACGTGAATTGCAACAAATTTTTGATGTGAATATAAATACTGTATTAAAAGCATTGGAAAAGTTAAAATCAGAAGGGTATATTGAAGCGGAACAGGGTGTAGGATACTTTGTTAAAAAGGATTTTGATGTGGATAAAAAGATTATAGAAATAATAAAAACATGTGTAACTAAGTTAAAAGACAATAGTATAGATTATTATACAGCTATATTGATATTTGAGGAGGTCTGGAAAAATGAGCGATTATAA